AATACATAAGTAATAAGAGTCAAATACAGTGAGAAGGACAAGAATCTTGTTTTAGCGTTATAGAGAGGAGAGCCCTGGCTGAAAGCTCACCACGCAGCGAACAATGATTTACCACCTTCGAGTAGCGACTGGGAACGGCGTTTTGCCTAGTATCGGTCAGCCGGTGTGAAACCGTTATCGTTTACGTAGAGGGATTTATCCTAAGCAACAGGGGATAAGTCTGAACTAGGGTGGTACCACGAGAAAATAGCGCTCGTCCCTTTTGGGATTGAGCGTTTTTTTATTTTTCACAGGCCCAAGTTTACTTGGGTGATGATACACATACGGAAGGGAAGTTATGAAAATGGCGCAAGTAAAAGTAACTCTGCCAGACGGCTCTATTCGTGAGTACGAAGCGGGCGTAACAATTGAAGATATCGCAGGTTCCATTAGCACCAGCTTGAAGAAAAAAGCGGTAGCAGGAAAAGTAAATGGAAAAGTTGTCGATGTAACCACACCTATTCATGAAGATACAAACGTGGAAATAGTAACGCTAGATACAAAAGACGGCTTGGAAGTATACCGTCACAGTACAGCTCATTTGCTAGCTCAGGCAGTGAAACGCGTATTTGGAAACGATGTTAAATTGGGCATTGGTCCTGTTATTGAAGACGGTTTTTACTACGACATGGATATTCCTGTTAGCTTAACACCTGAAGATCTAATCAAATTGGAAGCTGAAATGAACAAGATCATCAAGGAAAACCTGAAGATCGAGCGTAAAGAAGTAAGTCGTGAAGAAGCATTACGCATCTTTGGTGAATTAAACGACCATTTGAAGCTGGAATTAATTCGTGACTTACCAGAGGGTTCCGTTATCACGATGTACCATCAGGGCGAATTCTTTGACCTATGCCGTGGACCTCATTTGCCTTCCACTGGAGTAATTAAAGCATTCAAATTGATGAGTGTGGCAGGTGCTTACTGGCGCGGTAACTCTGATAACCAAGTATTACAACGCGTATATGGCACAGCGTTCCCGAAAAAAGCAGATATGGATGAACACTTGCACTTCTTAGAAGAAGCGAAAAAACGTGACCATCGTAAATTGGGAAAAGAACTAAGCTTGTACATGTTCTCTGAAGAAGCACCAGGTATGCCTTTCTATCTACCAAACGGTATGACGATCCGCAACGAACTGGAGCAATTCTCCCGTCGTTTGCAAGACTTAGCTCTATACGAGGAAGTTCGTACACCATTCATGATGAACCAACGTCTGTGGGAGCAATCCGGTCACTGGGATCACTACCATGAGAATATGTATTTCTCTGAAGTAGACAATACAACTTTTGCTCTTAAACCGATGAACTGTCCAGGGCACATGCTGATTTATAAAAACGAGATGCATTCTTATCGCGATCTACCAATTCGCTATTCCGAATTTGGACAGGTGCATCGTCATGAGTTCTCTGGAGCATTAAATGGTATGTTACGTGTTCGTACGTTCTGTCAGGATGATGCACATGTCTTCGTGCGTCCTGATCAAATTGAGGCAGAAATCAAAGGTATGATCCAACTTATTGATAAAATCTACAGCGTATTTGGCTTTAAATACAGTGTAGAGCTATCTACTCGTCCAGAGGATTCCATGGGTTCTGATGAACTGTGGGATATCGCAGAAAGCTCTTTGAAAAACGTATTAGATGAGCTAGGAATGGAATATGAAATCAATGAAGGCGATGGAGCATTCTACGGTCCTAAAATTGACTTCCAAATTACAGATGCTCTG
This is a stretch of genomic DNA from Brevibacillus laterosporus DSM 25. It encodes these proteins:
- the thrS gene encoding threonine--tRNA ligase, with product MAQVKVTLPDGSIREYEAGVTIEDIAGSISTSLKKKAVAGKVNGKVVDVTTPIHEDTNVEIVTLDTKDGLEVYRHSTAHLLAQAVKRVFGNDVKLGIGPVIEDGFYYDMDIPVSLTPEDLIKLEAEMNKIIKENLKIERKEVSREEALRIFGELNDHLKLELIRDLPEGSVITMYHQGEFFDLCRGPHLPSTGVIKAFKLMSVAGAYWRGNSDNQVLQRVYGTAFPKKADMDEHLHFLEEAKKRDHRKLGKELSLYMFSEEAPGMPFYLPNGMTIRNELEQFSRRLQDLALYEEVRTPFMMNQRLWEQSGHWDHYHENMYFSEVDNTTFALKPMNCPGHMLIYKNEMHSYRDLPIRYSEFGQVHRHEFSGALNGMLRVRTFCQDDAHVFVRPDQIEAEIKGMIQLIDKIYSVFGFKYSVELSTRPEDSMGSDELWDIAESSLKNVLDELGMEYEINEGDGAFYGPKIDFQITDALKRSHQCGTIQLDFQLPEKFDLSYIGQDNEKHRPVVLHRAMYGSLDRFIGILVEHYGGAFPTWLAPMQARLMTINEVHVPYAEEVRKQLLQAGIRVELDSRNEKIGYKIREAQMQKIPYMLVIGEKEMEEGALSVRKRGEGDLGSKPVAEVLAHLQNEILERK